A genomic window from Anguilla rostrata isolate EN2019 chromosome 14, ASM1855537v3, whole genome shotgun sequence includes:
- the cfap53 gene encoding cilia- and flagella-associated protein 53, which translates to MILNRVREITGPTPHSVAVRAKFPSSKPVDHIVLERRKKEETYEKLQDFTRYQKTCDLKSTWEKTTGRRIVQGTIRRRVQEALDQHRMGIDDRRERLRNMLEVEERDLLQEMEDKKETAWEKQEKMSQRAKELKERRESDRQRVVSEKLDQLFREQCEELREVQTQRLREAVCAERAYQLRSRDEERQQLQEEERLYAQLWEQDRLAKQEREEKEAELRKHGDRQQQDFLRMQIEAREKQRVLNRQLKEEEAQLLHEQQEVMRLEEQRERRKKVQSQQQTSRQLDLSLRQKMRRLAREQQEELALDMSIMNQLTEEKDEGQDHQERKRQLRDEQQRYRQYLAEQMEEQKQQEAEAERLFEEELQQNWARRAEQFRREREARDRLMREVMDTRRAQIQEKLDQNIVKQAELAREKEELHRIIEESKELEKEEKDSVKRACQKHQADLLSQILFRQRQRDTERAEEEQERQQGMAFQEQYRKKLQAVLNQAKSSAELVHPFRRLKATPSCYGE; encoded by the exons atGATTCTGAACCGGGTACGAGAAATCACGGGGCCAACACCGCATTCAGTTGCCGTG AGAGCGAAGTTCCCATCATCGAAACCCGTTGACCACATTGTCctggaaagaagaaagaaggaagaaaCGTATGAAAAGCTGCAGGATTTCACCCGGTATCAGAAGACCTGCGACCTGAAGTCTACCTGGGAGAAGACCACGGGGCGCCGCATCGTGCAGGGCACCATCCGGAGGCGGGTACAGGAGGCTCTTGACCAACATCGAATGGGCATTGATGATCGGAGAGAGAG ACTGAGAAACATGCTGGAAGTGGAGGAGAGAGATCTTCTACAGGAGATGGAGGATAAGAAGGAGACAGCATgggagaaacaggaaaagatGAGCCAGAGAGCAAAGGAAttgaaggagaggagggagagtgacAGGCAGAGGGTGGTGAGCGAGAAACTGGATCAGCTTTTCAG gGAGCAGTGCGAGGAGCTGCGGGAGGTGCAGACGCAGCGTCTGCGCGAGGCCGTCTGCGCGGAGCGGGCCTATCAGCTGCGCAGCCGGGACGAGGAgcggcagcagctgcaggaggaggagcgccTGTATGCGCAGCTCTGGGAGCAGGACCGGCTGGCCAAGCAGGAgcgggaggagaaggaggcggagctacGCAAGCACGGCGACCGCCAGCAGCAGGACTTCCTGCGCATGCAGATCGAGGCCAGGGAGAAGCAGAGGGTTCTGAACCGCCAGCTCAAGGAGGAAGAAGCCCAGCTGCTG CACGAGcagcaggaagtgatgcgtctggaggagcagagggagcgCAGGAAGAAGGTGCAGAGCCAGCAGCAGACCAGCAGGCAGCTGGATCTGTCTCTCAGGCAAAAGATGCGGCGTCTGGCtcgggagcagcaggaggagctggcccTGGACATGAGCATCATGAACCAGCTGACCGAGGAGAAGGACGAGGGCCAGGACCACCAGGAGAGGAAG cgGCAGCTCCGGGACGAGCAGCAGCGGTACCGGCAGTACCTGGCCGAGCAGATGgaggagcagaagcagcaggaggcggaggcggagcgGCTGTTCGAGGAGGAGCTCCAGCAGAACTGGGCCCGGCGGGCGGAGCAGTTCCGCCGTGAGCGCGAGGCCCGGGACCGGCTCATGAGGGAGGTGATGGACACCCGGCGCGCACAGATACAGGAGAAAC TGGATCAGAACATCGTGAAGCAGGCCGAACttgccagagagaaagaggagctgCATAGAATCATCGAAGAGAGTAAAGAGctagagaaagaggagaaggacAG tgtGAAGAGAGCCTGCCAGAAGCACCAGGCGGACCTGCTGTCCCAGATCCTGTTCCGGCAGCGGCAGAGGGACACAGAGCGGGccgaggaggagcaggagcggcAGCAGGGCATGGCCTTCCAGGAGCAGTACCGGAAGAAACTCCAGGCGGTGCTGAACCAGGCCAAGTCCAGCGCCGAGCTGGTGCACCCCTTCAGGAGGCTGAAGGCCACTCCCTCCTGCTACGGGGAGTGA
- the carm1l gene encoding histone-arginine methyltransferase CARM1 isoform X5, producing MRVNLCSDKAVPHRTWGNKCQWYYGHEYRTGLFSDQPSLPQRRSSCDGVCVSKFSVSRETECCKVGTQSFLVTPGYFSILLHFSTQIDFQAFQKLLKRGIGHETISAFDRRTDDSSALQYFQFYGCLSQQQNMLQDYLRTGTYQKAILVNEVDFKGKTVLDVGCGSGILSFFAVQAGAKKVYAVEASSAAKYAQILVKSNNLSDKITVVAGKIEEVSFPEDVDVIISEPIGYMLLNERMLESYLHSRKWLKPNGKMFPTFSDIHLAPFTDELLYMEHYARSSFWHQTSFYGINLSGLHSASSDEFFKQPIVDTFDMQILMAKSVKYSINFLEAKEEDLHRIEIPFVFQLLQSGLIHGLAIWFDVAFVGSRVTMWLSTSPSEPLTHWYQVRCLLQTPLFGKTGQTLSGTVLLMANRRQSYDIHITAVVDQSGFKSGNSLDLKNPFFRYA from the exons ATGCGGGTAAATCTATGCAGTGACAAAGCAGTACCCCATCGCACTTGGGGGAACAAATGCCAGTGGTACTATGGACATGAATACAGAACGGGACTGTTTTCCGATCAACCTTCTCTTCCTCAACGAAGATCCAGCT GTGATGGGGTGTGCGTGTCAAAGTTTTCTGTCAGTAGGGAGACGGAATGCTGCAAGGTTGGCACCCAGTCATTTCTCGTCACCCCGGGCTACTTCAGCATTCTACTGCACTTCAGCACACAGATTG ATTTCCAAGCATTCCAGAAACTGCTGAAAAGGGGAATCGGCCATGAGACAATTTCTGCTTTTGACCGGCGGACCGATGATTCCTCTGCCCTTCAATATTTCCAG TTTTAtggctgtttgtcacagcaGCAGAACATGCTACAGGATTACCTGAGGACTGGCACATACCAAAAGGCCATTCTGGTGAATGAGGTGGACTTCAAGGGCAAG ACAGTTTTAGATGTAGGTTGTGGATCGGGGATCCTGTCCTTCTTCGCGGTTCAGGCAGGAGCAAAGAAGGTGTACGCTGTAGAGGCCAGTTCTGCGGCCAAATATGCTCAG ATACTTGTTAAAAGCAACAACCTCTCAGACAAAATCACAGTCGTGGCTGGTAAGATTGAGGAAGTGTCTTTCCCGGAGGATGTGGACGTCATAATTTCTGAGCCCATCGGATACATGCTGCTGAACGAGCGAATGCTCGAGAGCTACCTCCATTCACGGAAGTGGCTGAAGCCCAACG GAAAGATGTTTCCCACCTTCAGTGATATCCACTTGGCTCCATTCACAGATGAGCTGTTGTACATGGAACACTATGCCCGCTCCAGCTTCTG gCATCAGACCTCTTTCTATGGGATCAACCTGAGTGGCCTCCACAGCGCTTCTTCAGATGAGTTCTTCAAACAGCCCATCGTG gACACTTTTGATATGCAGATTCTCATGGCAAAATCTGTCAAATACAGCATCAATTTCCTTGAGGCTAAAGAGGAGGATCTGCACAG gatcgAGATTCCCTTTGTCTTCCAGCTTCTCCAGTCCGGGTTGATCCATGGATTGGCAATCTGGTTCGATGTGGCATTTGTGGGTTCCAG GGTGACGATGTGGCTGTCGACCTCACCGAGCGAACCCCTGACCCACTGGTATCAGGTCCGCTGCCTGCTTCAGACCCCCCTCTTCGGCAAAACAGGTCAAACGCTGTCCGGGACGGTCCTGCTCATGGCCAATAGGAG GCAGAGCTACGACATTCACATCACGGCTGTAGTGGACCAGTCTGGATTCAAGTCTGGCAACAGTTTGGACCTAAAAAATCCTTTCTTCAG ATATGCCTAG
- the carm1l gene encoding histone-arginine methyltransferase CARM1 isoform X4 produces the protein MDMNTERDCFPINLLFLNEDPAVGEIRLSKQNQKYDLTLQVSGEVGEIELTVKDSDGVCVSKFSVSRETECCKVGTQSFLVTPGYFSILLHFSTQIDFQAFQKLLKRGIGHETISAFDRRTDDSSALQYFQQNMLQDYLRTGTYQKAILVNEVDFKGKTVLDVGCGSGILSFFAVQAGAKKVYAVEASSAAKYAQILVKSNNLSDKITVVAGKIEEVSFPEDVDVIISEPIGYMLLNERMLESYLHSRKWLKPNGKMFPTFSDIHLAPFTDELLYMEHYARSSFWHQTSFYGINLSGLHSASSDEFFKQPIVDTFDMQILMAKSVKYSINFLEAKEEDLHRIEIPFVFQLLQSGLIHGLAIWFDVAFVGSRVTMWLSTSPSEPLTHWYQVRCLLQTPLFGKTGQTLSGTVLLMANRRQSYDIHITAVVDQSGFKSGNSLDLKNPFFRYA, from the exons ATGGACATGAATACAGAACGGGACTGTTTTCCGATCAACCTTCTCTTCCTCAACGAAGATCCAGCTGTGGGTGAAATCCGTCTCTCTAAACAAAACCAGAAATATGACCTCACTTTACAGGTGAGCGGAGAGGTTGGGGAAATCGAATTGACCGTTAAAGACA GTGATGGGGTGTGCGTGTCAAAGTTTTCTGTCAGTAGGGAGACGGAATGCTGCAAGGTTGGCACCCAGTCATTTCTCGTCACCCCGGGCTACTTCAGCATTCTACTGCACTTCAGCACACAGATTG ATTTCCAAGCATTCCAGAAACTGCTGAAAAGGGGAATCGGCCATGAGACAATTTCTGCTTTTGACCGGCGGACCGATGATTCCTCTGCCCTTCAATATTTCCAG CAGAACATGCTACAGGATTACCTGAGGACTGGCACATACCAAAAGGCCATTCTGGTGAATGAGGTGGACTTCAAGGGCAAG ACAGTTTTAGATGTAGGTTGTGGATCGGGGATCCTGTCCTTCTTCGCGGTTCAGGCAGGAGCAAAGAAGGTGTACGCTGTAGAGGCCAGTTCTGCGGCCAAATATGCTCAG ATACTTGTTAAAAGCAACAACCTCTCAGACAAAATCACAGTCGTGGCTGGTAAGATTGAGGAAGTGTCTTTCCCGGAGGATGTGGACGTCATAATTTCTGAGCCCATCGGATACATGCTGCTGAACGAGCGAATGCTCGAGAGCTACCTCCATTCACGGAAGTGGCTGAAGCCCAACG GAAAGATGTTTCCCACCTTCAGTGATATCCACTTGGCTCCATTCACAGATGAGCTGTTGTACATGGAACACTATGCCCGCTCCAGCTTCTG gCATCAGACCTCTTTCTATGGGATCAACCTGAGTGGCCTCCACAGCGCTTCTTCAGATGAGTTCTTCAAACAGCCCATCGTG gACACTTTTGATATGCAGATTCTCATGGCAAAATCTGTCAAATACAGCATCAATTTCCTTGAGGCTAAAGAGGAGGATCTGCACAG gatcgAGATTCCCTTTGTCTTCCAGCTTCTCCAGTCCGGGTTGATCCATGGATTGGCAATCTGGTTCGATGTGGCATTTGTGGGTTCCAG GGTGACGATGTGGCTGTCGACCTCACCGAGCGAACCCCTGACCCACTGGTATCAGGTCCGCTGCCTGCTTCAGACCCCCCTCTTCGGCAAAACAGGTCAAACGCTGTCCGGGACGGTCCTGCTCATGGCCAATAGGAG GCAGAGCTACGACATTCACATCACGGCTGTAGTGGACCAGTCTGGATTCAAGTCTGGCAACAGTTTGGACCTAAAAAATCCTTTCTTCAG ATATGCCTAG
- the carm1l gene encoding histone-arginine methyltransferase CARM1 isoform X3: MDMNTERDCFPINLLFLNEDPAVGEIRLSKQNQKYDLTLQVSGEVGEIELTVKDSDGVCVSKFSVSRETECCKVGTQSFLVTPGYFSILLHFSTQIDFQAFQKLLKRGIGHETISAFDRRTDDSSALQYFQQQNMLQDYLRTGTYQKAILVNEVDFKGKTVLDVGCGSGILSFFAVQAGAKKVYAVEASSAAKYAQILVKSNNLSDKITVVAGKIEEVSFPEDVDVIISEPIGYMLLNERMLESYLHSRKWLKPNGKMFPTFSDIHLAPFTDELLYMEHYARSSFWHQTSFYGINLSGLHSASSDEFFKQPIVDTFDMQILMAKSVKYSINFLEAKEEDLHRIEIPFVFQLLQSGLIHGLAIWFDVAFVGSRVTMWLSTSPSEPLTHWYQVRCLLQTPLFGKTGQTLSGTVLLMANRRQSYDIHITAVVDQSGFKSGNSLDLKNPFFRYA; encoded by the exons ATGGACATGAATACAGAACGGGACTGTTTTCCGATCAACCTTCTCTTCCTCAACGAAGATCCAGCTGTGGGTGAAATCCGTCTCTCTAAACAAAACCAGAAATATGACCTCACTTTACAGGTGAGCGGAGAGGTTGGGGAAATCGAATTGACCGTTAAAGACA GTGATGGGGTGTGCGTGTCAAAGTTTTCTGTCAGTAGGGAGACGGAATGCTGCAAGGTTGGCACCCAGTCATTTCTCGTCACCCCGGGCTACTTCAGCATTCTACTGCACTTCAGCACACAGATTG ATTTCCAAGCATTCCAGAAACTGCTGAAAAGGGGAATCGGCCATGAGACAATTTCTGCTTTTGACCGGCGGACCGATGATTCCTCTGCCCTTCAATATTTCCAG caGCAGAACATGCTACAGGATTACCTGAGGACTGGCACATACCAAAAGGCCATTCTGGTGAATGAGGTGGACTTCAAGGGCAAG ACAGTTTTAGATGTAGGTTGTGGATCGGGGATCCTGTCCTTCTTCGCGGTTCAGGCAGGAGCAAAGAAGGTGTACGCTGTAGAGGCCAGTTCTGCGGCCAAATATGCTCAG ATACTTGTTAAAAGCAACAACCTCTCAGACAAAATCACAGTCGTGGCTGGTAAGATTGAGGAAGTGTCTTTCCCGGAGGATGTGGACGTCATAATTTCTGAGCCCATCGGATACATGCTGCTGAACGAGCGAATGCTCGAGAGCTACCTCCATTCACGGAAGTGGCTGAAGCCCAACG GAAAGATGTTTCCCACCTTCAGTGATATCCACTTGGCTCCATTCACAGATGAGCTGTTGTACATGGAACACTATGCCCGCTCCAGCTTCTG gCATCAGACCTCTTTCTATGGGATCAACCTGAGTGGCCTCCACAGCGCTTCTTCAGATGAGTTCTTCAAACAGCCCATCGTG gACACTTTTGATATGCAGATTCTCATGGCAAAATCTGTCAAATACAGCATCAATTTCCTTGAGGCTAAAGAGGAGGATCTGCACAG gatcgAGATTCCCTTTGTCTTCCAGCTTCTCCAGTCCGGGTTGATCCATGGATTGGCAATCTGGTTCGATGTGGCATTTGTGGGTTCCAG GGTGACGATGTGGCTGTCGACCTCACCGAGCGAACCCCTGACCCACTGGTATCAGGTCCGCTGCCTGCTTCAGACCCCCCTCTTCGGCAAAACAGGTCAAACGCTGTCCGGGACGGTCCTGCTCATGGCCAATAGGAG GCAGAGCTACGACATTCACATCACGGCTGTAGTGGACCAGTCTGGATTCAAGTCTGGCAACAGTTTGGACCTAAAAAATCCTTTCTTCAG ATATGCCTAG
- the carm1l gene encoding histone-arginine methyltransferase CARM1 isoform X1 yields the protein MDMNTERDCFPINLLFLNEDPAVGEIRLSKQNQKYDLTLQVSGEVGEIELTVKDSDGVCVSKFSVSRETECCKVGTQSFLVTPGYFSILLHFSTQIDFQAFQKLLKRGIGHETISAFDRRTDDSSALQYFQFYGCLSQQQNMLQDYLRTGTYQKAILVNEVDFKGKTVLDVGCGSGILSFFAVQAGAKKVYAVEASSAAKYAQILVKSNNLSDKITVVAGKIEEVSFPEDVDVIISEPIGYMLLNERMLESYLHSRKWLKPNGKMFPTFSDIHLAPFTDELLYMEHYARSSFWHQTSFYGINLSGLHSASSDEFFKQPIVDTFDMQILMAKSVKYSINFLEAKEEDLHRIEIPFVFQLLQSGLIHGLAIWFDVAFVGSRVTMWLSTSPSEPLTHWYQVRCLLQTPLFGKTGQTLSGTVLLMANRRQSYDIHITAVVDQSGFKSGNSLDLKNPFFRYA from the exons ATGGACATGAATACAGAACGGGACTGTTTTCCGATCAACCTTCTCTTCCTCAACGAAGATCCAGCTGTGGGTGAAATCCGTCTCTCTAAACAAAACCAGAAATATGACCTCACTTTACAGGTGAGCGGAGAGGTTGGGGAAATCGAATTGACCGTTAAAGACA GTGATGGGGTGTGCGTGTCAAAGTTTTCTGTCAGTAGGGAGACGGAATGCTGCAAGGTTGGCACCCAGTCATTTCTCGTCACCCCGGGCTACTTCAGCATTCTACTGCACTTCAGCACACAGATTG ATTTCCAAGCATTCCAGAAACTGCTGAAAAGGGGAATCGGCCATGAGACAATTTCTGCTTTTGACCGGCGGACCGATGATTCCTCTGCCCTTCAATATTTCCAG TTTTAtggctgtttgtcacagcaGCAGAACATGCTACAGGATTACCTGAGGACTGGCACATACCAAAAGGCCATTCTGGTGAATGAGGTGGACTTCAAGGGCAAG ACAGTTTTAGATGTAGGTTGTGGATCGGGGATCCTGTCCTTCTTCGCGGTTCAGGCAGGAGCAAAGAAGGTGTACGCTGTAGAGGCCAGTTCTGCGGCCAAATATGCTCAG ATACTTGTTAAAAGCAACAACCTCTCAGACAAAATCACAGTCGTGGCTGGTAAGATTGAGGAAGTGTCTTTCCCGGAGGATGTGGACGTCATAATTTCTGAGCCCATCGGATACATGCTGCTGAACGAGCGAATGCTCGAGAGCTACCTCCATTCACGGAAGTGGCTGAAGCCCAACG GAAAGATGTTTCCCACCTTCAGTGATATCCACTTGGCTCCATTCACAGATGAGCTGTTGTACATGGAACACTATGCCCGCTCCAGCTTCTG gCATCAGACCTCTTTCTATGGGATCAACCTGAGTGGCCTCCACAGCGCTTCTTCAGATGAGTTCTTCAAACAGCCCATCGTG gACACTTTTGATATGCAGATTCTCATGGCAAAATCTGTCAAATACAGCATCAATTTCCTTGAGGCTAAAGAGGAGGATCTGCACAG gatcgAGATTCCCTTTGTCTTCCAGCTTCTCCAGTCCGGGTTGATCCATGGATTGGCAATCTGGTTCGATGTGGCATTTGTGGGTTCCAG GGTGACGATGTGGCTGTCGACCTCACCGAGCGAACCCCTGACCCACTGGTATCAGGTCCGCTGCCTGCTTCAGACCCCCCTCTTCGGCAAAACAGGTCAAACGCTGTCCGGGACGGTCCTGCTCATGGCCAATAGGAG GCAGAGCTACGACATTCACATCACGGCTGTAGTGGACCAGTCTGGATTCAAGTCTGGCAACAGTTTGGACCTAAAAAATCCTTTCTTCAG ATATGCCTAG
- the carm1l gene encoding histone-arginine methyltransferase CARM1 isoform X2, whose amino-acid sequence MDMNTERDCFPINLLFLNEDPAVGEIRLSKQNQKYDLTLQVSGEVGEIELTVKDSDGVCVSKFSVSRETECCKVGTQSFLVTPGYFSILLHFSTQIDFQAFQKLLKRGIGHETISAFDRRTDDSSALQYFQFYGCLSQQQNMLQDYLRTGTYQKAILVNEVDFKGKTVLDVGCGSGILSFFAVQAGAKKVYAVEASSAAKYAQILVKSNNLSDKITVVAGKIEEVSFPEDVDVIISEPIGYMLLNERMLESYLHSRKWLKPNGKMFPTFSDIHLAPFTDELLYMEHYARSSFWHQTSFYGINLSGLHSASSDEFFKQPIVDTFDMQILMAKSVKYSINFLEAKEEDLHRIEIPFVFQLLQSGLIHGLAIWFDVAFVGSRVTMWLSTSPSEPLTHWYQVRCLLQTPLFGKTGQTLSGTVLLMANRRQSYDIHITAVVDQSGFKSGNSLDLKNPFFR is encoded by the exons ATGGACATGAATACAGAACGGGACTGTTTTCCGATCAACCTTCTCTTCCTCAACGAAGATCCAGCTGTGGGTGAAATCCGTCTCTCTAAACAAAACCAGAAATATGACCTCACTTTACAGGTGAGCGGAGAGGTTGGGGAAATCGAATTGACCGTTAAAGACA GTGATGGGGTGTGCGTGTCAAAGTTTTCTGTCAGTAGGGAGACGGAATGCTGCAAGGTTGGCACCCAGTCATTTCTCGTCACCCCGGGCTACTTCAGCATTCTACTGCACTTCAGCACACAGATTG ATTTCCAAGCATTCCAGAAACTGCTGAAAAGGGGAATCGGCCATGAGACAATTTCTGCTTTTGACCGGCGGACCGATGATTCCTCTGCCCTTCAATATTTCCAG TTTTAtggctgtttgtcacagcaGCAGAACATGCTACAGGATTACCTGAGGACTGGCACATACCAAAAGGCCATTCTGGTGAATGAGGTGGACTTCAAGGGCAAG ACAGTTTTAGATGTAGGTTGTGGATCGGGGATCCTGTCCTTCTTCGCGGTTCAGGCAGGAGCAAAGAAGGTGTACGCTGTAGAGGCCAGTTCTGCGGCCAAATATGCTCAG ATACTTGTTAAAAGCAACAACCTCTCAGACAAAATCACAGTCGTGGCTGGTAAGATTGAGGAAGTGTCTTTCCCGGAGGATGTGGACGTCATAATTTCTGAGCCCATCGGATACATGCTGCTGAACGAGCGAATGCTCGAGAGCTACCTCCATTCACGGAAGTGGCTGAAGCCCAACG GAAAGATGTTTCCCACCTTCAGTGATATCCACTTGGCTCCATTCACAGATGAGCTGTTGTACATGGAACACTATGCCCGCTCCAGCTTCTG gCATCAGACCTCTTTCTATGGGATCAACCTGAGTGGCCTCCACAGCGCTTCTTCAGATGAGTTCTTCAAACAGCCCATCGTG gACACTTTTGATATGCAGATTCTCATGGCAAAATCTGTCAAATACAGCATCAATTTCCTTGAGGCTAAAGAGGAGGATCTGCACAG gatcgAGATTCCCTTTGTCTTCCAGCTTCTCCAGTCCGGGTTGATCCATGGATTGGCAATCTGGTTCGATGTGGCATTTGTGGGTTCCAG GGTGACGATGTGGCTGTCGACCTCACCGAGCGAACCCCTGACCCACTGGTATCAGGTCCGCTGCCTGCTTCAGACCCCCCTCTTCGGCAAAACAGGTCAAACGCTGTCCGGGACGGTCCTGCTCATGGCCAATAGGAG GCAGAGCTACGACATTCACATCACGGCTGTAGTGGACCAGTCTGGATTCAAGTCTGGCAACAGTTTGGACCTAAAAAATCCTTTCTTCAGGTAA
- the LOC135239595 gene encoding heat shock protein 30-like: protein MLRQKHSEQTLRTRQLTAKRNNADFSVKMMCSRVFQPSFGHLMDFHWPLRSLWPLTQPLFFQEEMLQRHMQEMRNSLNMLDRLQHRIFEEMYQVPASQTSQPVSYKLEKDGDHFALTLDTKDFSPEDLTVKQVGRKLQVCGKTEKKQDDGNGSYSYKRQEFRQEFDLPEGVNPNAVTCFLSDGQLRIQAPTEALAEGAERVVPIDCSPGEKTLQFQSSQGEGSTEETQNHQQGA from the coding sequence ATGCTGCGACAGAAACACTCAGAGCAAACTCTGCGCACACGGCAACTTACAGCAAAAAGGAACAACGCCGACTTCTCAGTGAAGATGATGTGCTCCCGCGTATTCCAGCCTTCTTTTGGCCACCTGATGGATTTCCACTGGCCCTTACGCAGTCTCTGGCCACTGACACAACCTCTCTTCTTCCAGGAGGAGATGCTGCAGAGACACATGCAGGAGATGAGGAACAGTCTGAACATGCTGGACAGACTTCAGCACAGGATCTTTGAGGAGATGTATCAAGTCCCAGCCTCTCAGACCAGCCAGCCAGTTTCATACAAGCTGGAGAAGGACGGGGATCACTTTGCCCTCACACTGGACACTAAGGACTTCTCACCAGAGGACCTGACAGTCAAGCAGGTGGGAAGGAAGCTACAGGTGTGTGGGAAGACGGAGAAGAAGCAGGACGATGGAAACGGCTCCTACTCATATAAAAGGCAGGAGTTCAGACAAGAGTTTGACCTGCCTGAAGGTGTGAACCCCAATGCGGTGACGTGCTTCCTGTCGGACGGGCAGCTCCGGATACAGGCGCCAACGGAGGCGCTGGCTGAGGGGGCCGAGAGAGTGGTGCCCATCGACTGCAGCCCCGGTGAGAAGACCCTGCAGTTCCAGAGCTCACAGGGAGAGGGAAGCACAGAAGAGACACAGAACCACCAGCAGGGAGCATAA
- the LOC135239359 gene encoding heat shock protein beta-11-like, producing the protein MLRQKHSEQTLRTRQLTAKRNNADFSLKMMCSRVFQPSFGHLMDFHWPVRSLWPLTQPLFFQEEMLLRHMQEMRNSLNQLDGLQHRIFEEMDHVPASQTVSYKLEKDGDHFALTLDTKDFSPEDLTVKQVGRKLQVCGKTEKKQDDGNGSYSYKIQEFRQEFDLPEGVNLNAVTCSLSDGQLQIQAPTEALAEGAERVVPIDCSPGEKTLQIQSSQADSSTEEAQNHQQGA; encoded by the coding sequence ATGCTGCGACAGAAACACTCAGAGCAAACTCTGCGCACACGGCAACTCACAGCAAAAAGGAACAACGCCGACTTCTCACTGAAGATGATGTGCTCCCGCGTATTCCAGCCTTCTTTTGGCCACCTGATGGATTTCCACTGGCCCGTACGCAGTCTCTGGCCACTGACACAACCTCTCTTCTTCCAGGAGGAGATGCTGCTGAGACACATGCAGGAGATGAGGAACAGTCTGAACCAGCTGGATGGACTTCAGCACAGGATCTTTGAGGAGATGGACCATGTCCCAGCTTCCCAGACAGTCTCATACAAGCTGGAGAAGGACGGGGATCACTTTGCCCTCACACTGGACACTAAGGACTTCTCACCAGAGGACCTGACTGTCAAGCAGGTGGGAAGGAAGCTACAGGTGTGTGGGAAGACGGAGAAGAAGCAGGACGATGGAAACGGCTCCTACTCTTATAAAATACAGGAGTTCAGACAAGAGTTTGATCTGCCTGAAGGTGTGAACCTCAATGCGGTGACGTGCTCCCTGTCGGACGGGCAGCTCCAGATACAGGCGCCAACGGAGGCGCTGGCTGAGGGGGCTGAGAGAGTGGTGCCCATCGACTGCAGCCCCGGTGAGAAGACCCTGCAGATCCAGAGCTCACAggcagacagcagcacagaagaGGCACAGAATCACCAGCAAGGAGCATAA